One Chitinophagaceae bacterium C216 genomic window carries:
- the araC_1 gene encoding Arabinose operon regulatory protein produces MTEVKQGSHKNIWYGVGRKRIEIPKPVLRSNIIVNPLLNNLYIASLGFYPKAKGHYTKRKHGLPENFLFYCVDGYGWYMLDGEKHEVGPNEFFILPQHVEHAYGSTEHDPWSIYWVHFGGKCLPEFNKMHTVKEDFKPRLVKDNGEAPTVFNKMYKTLELGFSLDNLFFANISLQHFLSLFIYNSRHHPATPDTKPGCVENAILYMQEHITDMLTLKQISAHTNYSVSRFSNLFKQQTGYAPMDYFMQMKIQQACQQLDFTDKSIKEIALNLGFDDPYYFSKRFKQITGMPPIKYRAANKH; encoded by the coding sequence ATGACGGAAGTAAAACAAGGATCACATAAAAATATCTGGTATGGAGTGGGACGTAAAAGAATTGAAATACCCAAACCGGTATTGCGATCTAATATTATAGTAAACCCATTGTTAAATAATCTGTATATCGCCAGTCTGGGGTTCTATCCCAAGGCTAAAGGACATTATACAAAACGTAAACATGGACTTCCTGAAAATTTTCTTTTCTATTGTGTAGATGGATATGGGTGGTACATGTTGGATGGGGAGAAGCATGAAGTGGGGCCGAACGAATTTTTTATACTTCCGCAGCATGTAGAGCACGCCTATGGTAGTACAGAGCATGACCCTTGGAGCATTTACTGGGTACATTTTGGTGGTAAATGTTTACCTGAGTTTAATAAAATGCATACGGTGAAGGAGGATTTCAAGCCTCGCCTTGTTAAAGACAATGGTGAAGCGCCCACTGTGTTTAATAAGATGTATAAGACGCTTGAATTGGGGTTTAGTTTGGATAATCTGTTTTTCGCTAATATCAGTTTACAGCATTTTTTATCCTTGTTTATTTATAATTCACGCCATCATCCTGCCACCCCCGATACTAAACCGGGCTGTGTGGAGAATGCTATTTTGTATATGCAGGAGCATATAACCGATATGTTAACACTTAAGCAAATTAGTGCTCATACCAATTACTCTGTTTCACGGTTCTCCAATCTTTTTAAACAACAAACCGGGTATGCTCCGATGGACTATTTCATGCAGATGAAAATTCAGCAGGCGTGCCAGCAGTTAGATTTTACGGATAAATCTATTAAGGAAATTGCTCTTAATTTGGGTTTTGATGACCCGTATTATTTCTCTAAGAGGTTCAAACAAATTACTGGAATGCCCCCAATAAAATATCGTGCTGCTAATAAGCATTAA